The proteins below come from a single Pseudochaenichthys georgianus chromosome 14, fPseGeo1.2, whole genome shotgun sequence genomic window:
- the tm7sf2 gene encoding delta(14)-sterol reductase TM7SF2, translated as MDALENNTVPSTPLNRRPIMKRNSQGLKQRPSHDTEREFGGTLGALCIPVLLPLTVMFLIGASRSPEASLLQWPPALPSTDQLWDPLAPVLLLGWISLHALLYVLPLGKLSEGLVLRNGTRLKYPINGFHSLCISGVLLMLLLGLGAPLGSLFELLLPLAACAIAGSYLFSLYLYIRSFWVPSHALALGGNTGNPLYDFFIGRELNPRIGNFDLKYFCELRPGLIGWVVINLGMLMKEVELRGSPSLAMILVNSFQLLYVADALWNEEAVLTTMDIVHDGFGFMLVFGDLAWVPFTYGMQAAFLVVHPQALSSLGAAAIIALNGVGYYVFRKSNSQKNQFRRDPTHPSVARLETIATATGKRLLVSGWWGLVRHPNYLGDLLMALAWSLPCGFSHLLPYFYVIYFAVLLIHREDRDERQCRAKYGLAWDTYCQRVPYRIFPYVY; from the exons ATGGATGCATTGGAAAATAATACCGTCCCATCTACACCTCTAAACCG GAGACCAATAATGAAGCGGAACAGTCAAGGGCTCAAACAGAGACCCTCACATGACACAGAGAGGGAGTTTGGAGGGACCCTGG GTGCATTATGCATTCCCGTCCTCCTGCCGCTGACGGTGATGTTCCTGATAGGTGCGAGTCGATCCCCTGAGGCCAGTTTGCTCCAGTGGCCCCCTGCCCTCCCCTCCACTGACCAGCTGTGGGACCCTCTGGCCCCTGTGCTCCTGCTGGGCTGGATCTCTCTGCATGCCCTCCTCTATGTGTTGCCATTAGGAAAG CTGTCTGAAGGATTAGTGCTGAGGAATGGAACGCGTCTCAAGTATCCCATAAATG GTTTCCACAGCCTGTGCATCAGCGGCGTGTTGCTGATGTTGTTGCTGGGGCTGGGGGCTCCTCTGGGGTCTCTGTTCGAGCTGCTGTTGCCTCTGGCGGCGTGTGCGATAGCGGGGTCATACCTGTTCTCCCTCTACCTCTACATCCGCTCCTTCTGGGTTCCTTCTCatgctctcgctttgggaggcAACACGG GAAATCCACTTTATGACTTCTTCATCGGAAGAGAGCTAAACCCCCGGATTGGAAACTTTGACCTTAAATATTTCTGTGAGCTGCGACCgggtctgattggctgg GTGGTCATAAACCTGGGCATGCTGATGAAGGAGGTGGAGCTCCGAGGGTCCCCGTCTCTCGCCATGATACTGGTCAACAGTTTCCAGCTGCTGTATGTGGCGGACGCTCTGTGGAACGAG GAGGCCGTGTTGACCACCATGGACATCGTGCATGATGGTTTTGGCTTCATGCTGGTGTTCGGGGACCTGGCCTGGGTCCCCTTCACATACGGCATGCAGGCGGCCTTCCTGGTGGTGCACCCCCAGGCCCTCAGCTCACTGGGAGCAGCAGCCATTATAGCACTGAATG GTGTTGGATATTATGTCTTCAGAAAATCCAACTCACAGAAGAACCAGTTCAGACGAGACCCTACACATCCAAGTGTCGCAA GATTGGAGACCATCGCCACAGCAACAGGGAAGCGGCTGCTGGTGTCTGGCTGGTGGGGTCTCGTTCGTCATCCCAATTACCTCGGGGACCTCCTCATGGCCCTCGCCTGGTCCCTGCCATGTG GATTCTCACATCTCCTGCCTTACTTTTATGTCATATATTTCGCCGTGTTGCTGATTCACCGAGAGGACCGTGATGAGAGACAGTGCAGGGCCAAATACGGACTAGCGTGGGACACATACTGTCAACGTGTGCCCTACAGGATCTTCCCTTATGTCTACTAA
- the cnih2 gene encoding protein cornichon homolog 2 isoform X2 has product MAGSAMAFTFAAFCYMLTLVLCAALIFFVIWQIIAFDELGTDFKNPIDQSNPTRARERILNIERICNLLRRLVVPEYSIHGLFCLMFMCAAEWVTLGLNVPLLFYHLWRFLHRPADGSVVMYDPVSVMNADILNYCQKESWCKLGFYLLSFFYYLYSMVYSLISF; this is encoded by the exons ATGGCGGGCTCAGCCATGGCATTCACCTTTGCGGCCTTCTGCTACATGCTCACCTTGGTGCTGTGCGCTGCCCTCATCTTCTTCGTCATATGGCAG ATCATTGCATTTGATGAGCTCGGCACAGACTTCAAAAACCCCATTGATCAGAGCAATCCCACCAGAGCG AGGGAAAGGATTCTCAACATTGAAAGAATCTGCAACCTGCTCCGCAGA TTGGTGGTACCGGAGTACTCCATCCACGGGCTCTTCTGCTTGATGTTCATGTGTGCTGCAGAGTGGGTCACGCTTGGCCTAAATGTCCCACTTCTCTTCTACCATCTCTGGAG GTTTCTTCATCGGCCAGCTGACGGCTCTGTGGTCATGTATGATCCTGTCAGTGTGATGAACGCCGACATTCTCAATTACTGCCAGAAGGAGTCCTGGTGTAAGCTAGGCTTTTATCTGCTTTCTTTCTTCTATTAtctctacag TATGGTCTACTCCTTGATCAGCTTCTAG
- the cnih2 gene encoding protein cornichon homolog 2 isoform X1, with protein sequence MAGSAMAFTFAAFCYMLTLVLCAALIFFVIWQIIAFDELGTDFKNPIDQSNPTRARERILNIERICNLLRRLVVPEYSIHGLFCLMFMCAAEWVTLGLNVPLLFYHLWRFLHRPADGSVVMYDPVSVMNADILNYCQKESWCKLGFYLLSFFYYLYRSVQIHNLLNSQMLD encoded by the exons ATGGCGGGCTCAGCCATGGCATTCACCTTTGCGGCCTTCTGCTACATGCTCACCTTGGTGCTGTGCGCTGCCCTCATCTTCTTCGTCATATGGCAG ATCATTGCATTTGATGAGCTCGGCACAGACTTCAAAAACCCCATTGATCAGAGCAATCCCACCAGAGCG AGGGAAAGGATTCTCAACATTGAAAGAATCTGCAACCTGCTCCGCAGA TTGGTGGTACCGGAGTACTCCATCCACGGGCTCTTCTGCTTGATGTTCATGTGTGCTGCAGAGTGGGTCACGCTTGGCCTAAATGTCCCACTTCTCTTCTACCATCTCTGGAG GTTTCTTCATCGGCCAGCTGACGGCTCTGTGGTCATGTATGATCCTGTCAGTGTGATGAACGCCGACATTCTCAATTACTGCCAGAAGGAGTCCTGGTGTAAGCTAGGCTTTTATCTGCTTTCTTTCTTCTATTAtctctacaggtcagtacaaaTTCACAATCTTCTCAATTCACAGATGCTTGATTAG